The Bacteroides fragilis NCTC 9343 genome includes the window CCCGAACTGACCCGTGAGATAGCGACCATCCTCAAACTGGAAGGCTATGAAGAGACAGCGGAATGAGAAGCCCATCGACGAGGAGCTGCTGATGCGGATGATGGCGGGCGAGGCGGCAGGGACGGGAGAACCGGGAACCGGAAAGGAGGAAACCGCCGTGCCGGTAGAGAAGGCGCAGGAAGGGAAGGCGGCGGAGACAAGACGGCGCAAGGGAAGGCAGGCGGACTACGAGACGACCTTCCTCAAGGGCATGGACATCCCCGCCCGCTACGGCAAGCCGGTCTATGTGCGCCGTGAGTACCACGAGCGCATCGCCAAAATCTCGGTGATGCTGACGGGCGGCAAGGTGTCGCTCTCGGCATACATCGACAACGTGCTGGCGCAGCACTTCGAGCAATACCGGGAGGAGATCGAGGCGGCATACGCCGGGAAACTGGAGAACCTCTTTTAAATAGGAAGGAGGAAACGGCATGATACTGAAATTATCGCTCACCGTCCTGCTGCTCTATTACCTCGCCGTGCTGTGGAAATACTACCGGCAGGACATCGCCGGGATATTCGGGACAGCGGAAACGGACGAAGACACGGACGGAACGGGAAAGGAGCCGGGGCAACCGGGCGAGCCGTACACGGTCATGGGAGAAAGCACCTACCTGCCCTTCGCAGCGGAGGACGGGGAGGAAGCGGCAGCCGGAGCCGTGGACGAACCCGCCACGGAGGACGACGGGGCGGACTACTCCGACATCGAGCCGGAGGAGGACGAGGAGGAGACGGACTATGAACCCACGCCGGAGGAGATCCGGGCACTGGAGGAGGAAGAGGAATTAGGGGCTTATTACCCGGACGGCAACCCCGACTTCGCCACGGGGTACTCCTTCGATGACCTGAAAAAGGTGCGCCGGGTACTGGTGTCGGACGATGCGGGCGAAAAGGCGGAGCGGGAAGCCCGTGAGGTGCTGCCGTCCGTGATGGGGTCGGACATCTGGGAGGCGATGCTGGACGAGTTCGAGGGCGCACGTGAGCGTGTCGCCCGGCTGATGGACAACCATAATGTTTAATTAAAATTTTAAAGACAAATGAAACAGAAAAGAATCTTTTTTACGGCGGCCTGCATACTGGCTGCCGTGGGCGCAATGGCGCAGGGAAACGGGCAGGCGGGCATCACCGAAGCCACGCAGATGGTCACCTCGTATTTTGAGCCGGGGACGAAACTGATTTACGCCATCGGTGCGGTGGTCGGCTTGATCGGCGGGGTGAAAGTGTACGGGAAGTTCAGCGCCGGCGATCCGGACGTGAGCAAAGTCGCCGCAAGCTGGTTCGGAGCCTGCATCTTCCTGATCGTGGCGGCTACCATCCTCCGTTCGTTCTTCCTGTAAAACAGCGGACTATGGACTTGGAAATCAACAAGGGGATCGGCAGGAACGTGGAGTTCAAGGGGCTGGAAAGCCAGTACCTCTTCATCTTCTGCGGCGGTCTGCTCGCCGTGTTCGTGGTGTTCGTCATCCTGTACATGGCGGGCGTGAACCAGTGGGTGTGCATCGGCTTCGGCGTGGCTGCGGCTACGCTGCTGGTATGGCTGA containing:
- a CDS encoding DUF4134 domain-containing protein, which gives rise to MKQKRIFFTAACILAAVGAMAQGNGQAGITEATQMVTSYFEPGTKLIYAIGAVVGLIGGVKVYGKFSAGDPDVSKVAASWFGACIFLIVAATILRSFFL
- a CDS encoding DUF4133 domain-containing protein, which codes for MDLEINKGIGRNVEFKGLESQYLFIFCGGLLAVFVVFVILYMAGVNQWVCIGFGVAAATLLVWLTFRLNARYGTHGLMKAAARRRHPRYVVNRLKIPRLFTFKHWQE
- a CDS encoding DUF3408 domain-containing protein — encoded protein: MKRQRNEKPIDEELLMRMMAGEAAGTGEPGTGKEETAVPVEKAQEGKAAETRRRKGRQADYETTFLKGMDIPARYGKPVYVRREYHERIAKISVMLTGGKVSLSAYIDNVLAQHFEQYREEIEAAYAGKLENLF